The sequence CGATGATGTAGACGAGGTCGAAGACCTTGAGCACGTTGATCATCAAGGTGACGGCGACGACCGCGAGGACGGGCGCGAGCAGCGGCACGGTGATCCTGCGGAACACCTGCCACTCGTTGGCGCCGTCCACCCGCGCGGCCTCCAGCAGCTCCCGGGGCATGCCCGCGAGCCCGGCCGCGATCAGCACCATCGCGAAGCCCGCCCACATCCAGACGTACGCGCCGATGATCGCCGGGGTGACCAGCGAGGGGCCGAGCCACTCCACGCCGTTGTACGGCTCCCGGAAGTTGCCCGCGGGCAGCCGGAGCCGGGCGCCGTCGGCCGCCGCGGGCAGCGTGAAGGTGCCGTCCGCCGCCGCCTTCGTGGACGCCACGACCCTGCCGTCCTTCACCGCCTCGATCCGCATCCCCGGATAGCCCAGCTCGCCCGGGTCGGGCGCGCCGAGCCGGCCGACGCCCTTGCCGCGGGTGAAGTCCTGCCAGGTGGTGCCGGTGACCTTGCCCGGCTCGGCCGTCGCGGCCGTCGCCTTCTTCGCGTCGCCGGGCATCTTGTCCGGGGCGACCCCGACGAGCGGCAGGGTGACCGGCTGCCCGGCGTGCACGGCGGCCCTGGTGACGAAGCCGCCGCCCTGCGGGACGAGCGGCGACTCGCGGCCCGGGTGGGCCATCGGGAACGCCGAGGACCGCGCGAACGTGTCGTGCACCGACACCCACGCGGCGTTGGCGACGCCCTTGTCCGGGTCCTGGTCGTACACCAGCCGGAAGATGATCCCGGCCGCGAGCATCGAGATAGCCATCGGCATGAAGACGACCAGCTTGAACGCCGTTCCCCAGCGCACCCGTTCGGTCAGCACCGCGAAGATCAGCCCGAGCGCGGTGGAGACGGCGGGCGCGAACACCACCCAGATGACGTTGTTCTTGAGGGCGGTGAGGATGCCGTCGTCCGTGAAGACCGTCCTGTAGTTGTCGAATCCGGCGAACCCGTGCCCGGAGTTCGTGCCGAAGCTGCGGACGACCGAGTACCCGATCGGGTAGACCACGAGCGCGCCCAGCAGCACCAGGGCGGGCAGCAGGAACAGCACTGCCACGGTCCTGCGGGTGCCGGTCACGCTCTTGCGCGCGCGGGGTGCGGCGGGACCCGGTGGGGCCCCGGCCGCCGCTGCCGAAGCCATCGCCGGCTCAGCTCCCGTTCCCGTACGCGGCCGCCGCGTCCTTCTCCAGCGCGGCCTGGGCGCCCGCGACATCGCCCGGGTTCTTCAGGAAGTCCTGGAGATCCTTCCACTCGCCCTTGCCGGGGGTGCCGCCGAACGCCTGCGGGGCCTGGTCGGACATGTCGAAGCGGAAGTCGTCGCCGGACGCGATCAGCGACTTGGCGATCTTCTGCTGGACGCTGTTCGGGTACGCCGAGACGGGCACGTTCTTGTTCGGCGAGAGGTAGCCGCCCAGCTTCGCCTGGATGGTGGCCGCGTCCGGGGAGGCGAGGAAGGTCATCAGGGCCTGCGCCGCCTTGGAGTCCTTCAGGACGACCGCCGCGTCGCCGCCGGAGACCACGGGCGCGGTGGAGCCGACCGCCGGGAACGGGAACACCTTGGCGTCCGTGCCCACCTTCGCCTTGGTCTCACCGATGTTGACCTGCACGAAGTCGCCCTCGTAGATCATCGCGGCCTTCGGCTGGTCGCCGCCGGTGAAGGTCTGGGTGACCGAGTTCGGGAACTCGGTCTGGAGGGCGCCGTCCTGCCCGCCCGCCAGGTAGTCCTTCTTGCCCCAGATCTGCGCCAGCGTCTCCAGCGCCTGCTTCACGGAGGGATCGGTCCACTTGATCTTGTGCTGGGCCAGCTGGTCGTACTTCTCGGGGCCGGCCTGCGAGAGGTAGACGTTCTCGAACCAGTCCGTCAGCGGCCAGCCGTCCGCGCCCGGCACGGAGAAGGGCGTGACCCCGGAGTCGTAGACGGCCTGCGCGGTCGTCAGCAGGTCCTTCCACGTCGTGGGCTCCTTGGCGCCCGCGTTCTCGAAGACCTTGGCGTTGTACCAGATGAGCGACTTGTTGGCGGCCTTGTAGTAGACGCCGTACTCCTTGCCGTTCACCTTGCCGATGTCCTGCCAGCCCGGCGAGTAGTTCTTCCGCACCTCCTTGAGCGCGTCCGGTCCGACCGGCTTGGCCCAGCCCTTGTCCACGGCCTGCTTGATGGCGCCGGGCTGCGGCAGCAGCGCGATGTCCGGCGGCTGCCCACCCGCGATCTTGGAGCCGAGGAAGTTGATGATCGGGTCCTGCGCGGGCACGAAGGTGACCTTCGCGCCGGTCCGCTTCTCGAACTCCGCCAGCACCTTCTTGAAGTTCGTCTGCTCCTGCCCGGTCCACACGGCCGCGATCTCCAGATGCGCGCCGTCCAGCCGGGGCAGCGACACCGAGCCGCCGGCGGACGGCGAACTCCCCTTGTCCTTCCGGCCGTCGCCGCCCCCGCCGGAGCACGCGCCGAGCACGAGGCCCCCCGCGAGCAACGCGGCGACCGCGCCGGCGGCCCGGCCGGTCCGGATGGTGCTGCTCCTGCTGTGCATCACTTCCCCGTTCGTCGTTCTCCGTCGCGCACCGGGAACGTCCGGGCGCCGGGAACGTCCGTGCACCGTGAACGCCGGAACGCTGTCCGTGCGCTCCGGTGTACGCGGGCCGTGGGGGCGGGGCAAGAGCGCCTGCGTCCGGGAAGGGGTGATCGTGACCGGGTCGTGATCAGAGGCGTATGCGCCGTGATCCAGGCCGAGTTGGGACTCGCCCGCGTCTACAGCAGCGAGGGCACCTGGGCGGCCGCGACCTGGCGGGCGGCGCGTTCCACGGCACTGGCCAGCAGGGCCAGGTCGGTGGGGCCGTTGCCGAGTTCGCGGACGGGGCGGCGGGTGGGCGGGTCGCCCATGCGGTGCCAGTCCAGCGGGACGACCGTGGGGCGCTGGGTCGCGGTGCGCGGGATACGGCCGGTGACCCGGCCCGCCTGGAACTCCACCGCGGGGGCGCCCGAGCGGTTCAACTCGCCTCGTCCTGGGGCCGGTTCGTCGGGCCCCTGCTGGGGTGCCGCGAGCCGGACGCGCAGGGTCGCCCGGCGGGCCGGTTCGCTGTCCGCCGTACGGCCGTCCGTGCCGGCCGCCGCCACCAGGTGCACGCCGAGCCGCTCGCCCTCCCGGGCCACCGCCTCCAGGGCCCGGGTCACCGAACCGGCGGCGGGCCGGCCCGGGGCGCCGAGCGCGGGGGAGACCAGCGCGTCCAGGTCGTCGACGACCACCACGAGCCGGGGCAACGGCGGTACCGCCTCGGCGCGTTGGCGTGCCGCCGCGCCCGGCCGCAGCCGCAGCGTGGAGCTGGGCGGCGTCTCGATGTCGCCCGCGCCGGGCGGGGTGCGCTGCGCGACGACGCGGCCCGGCAGCGCCCGCCCCGCGTGCCACTGCGCGAAGTCGGTGCGGCCCAGCAGCTCCGCGCGCCGCTTCAGCTCCGCGCCGAGCGACTGCGCGAACTCCCGCATGCGCACAGGGTCGTTGGCGATCAGGTGGGTCGTCACATGGGGTATCTCCACGCAGACCCGCAGGCCCTCGTTGCGCCCGGTGCCGGTGCCCACGCCGTCCCGGCCGTCGATGAGCACCAGGCCGAGCCGGTCCGGCCGCTCGGCCGCGGCCAGCGAGGCCACCACGGCCCGCAGCAGCTCGGTACGGCCGCTGCCCGCCGGGCCCTCGATCAGCAGATGCGGGCCGTCGGCCACCAGATCCGCGGTGACCGGGCCGTGCGGTCCGGCGCCGAGCACGGCACGCGCCCGGCCGCCCAGCGCCTCCGGATCGTCGGCCGCGTCCGCCCAGCGGGCCATCAGCGAGGCCGGGGTGGCCCGGGCCAGGCCCAGCTCGTCCAGCAGCCGCGCCGACTGCGGCAGCGGCGCCGCCACCCGCGCGTGCCCGGCACCGGCCGGTCCGTCCGGCCGCAGCGGCGCCAGCGCCCGCGCGAACCGCTCCGCCCACGCCGAAGACACCGCGTCCACGGTCGCGAGCACCCCGGGCGTCACCGGCCCGCCCGGCGCGACCCGCATCAGCTGGAGGGTGCCGGCCACATCGCCGCTGAGCAGGGCCACGGCCCCGCAGTGCCGCAGCGTCGGGGTCACCGTGCACGCGGTGTCGTAGGTACGGGCCACCGGGGAGGACGCCGTGGACGCGGAGACCTCCGCCAGACACAGCACATGCACCCCGGCCCGGGGGCCCACCGCGGCGAGCCGGGCCAGGGCCTCCTGGAGTCCGGTCCCGCCGGGGTCGCCGTCCACCACGACCACCGTGTACGGGCCCGGGAAGCCGGTGCCGCCCAGGTCGGCCTCGTCCTTGGCCCAGGAGGGGCGGCGGGGACTCCGGGGCGGCGCGCCGAAGGCGGGGGAGAGGGAGCCGGGGACCGGGCCGCCGAGGGGACCGGCGGGCGCGGCGGGTGTGCCGGGGGCCTGGCTCTGGTGGGGGATCAGCGGGGCGTCGTACGGCCGCGGGTACGACCGCGCCCCGGCACCCCCCGTGCTCTGCGCCGGGATCGCATGGGGCCGGGCGGTCCCCGCGCCGCGCGCCGTGAGGTCGTCCACCCGGCGCAGCAGCTCCTCCGCGCGGGCGGCGGCCTGTTCGCGGTCGTAGGCCAGCAGCAGGCGGCAGTCCTGGCCGTGGTTCGGACGGACGTGCGGCAGCCAGCCCAGCCAGGACCACTCGGCCGCGCGCTCCGCCACCGGCCGGGAGCCGTCCGCGCTGATCAGCACGATCTCCAGCAGATCGGGGGAGTGCAGCGCGGCGAGCTGCGCCAGCACCGCGCGGGCCAGCCCGGACAGCCGGGGCCGGGGACCGGCGAGGCCCAGCGCGCCCGCCTCCCGCAGCGCGGCGGTCACCGGTACGGCGGGCAGCAGGCCCGAGCCGTCCGGTGCGCTCCGGTCGGCGGTGCCGAGCCGTACGGCCAGCGCCTCCGGGTGGCCGGGGCCGCGCTCCCACAGCCGGGGCCCGGGGCCGAGCGCGGTGAGCAGCAGCGCGGCGGGATCCGGCCAGGTGTCGGGCCGCTGCGGGACCCCGGCGTCCGGGGCGCCACCGGCCGGGAGCGCCTCGCCGTACGACGGCGCGCCGTCCGCCGGCTGCTCCCCGCGCCCGCCGGCCAGCCGCCGGGCCCAGGCACCGAGCCCGCCCCGCCGCCGGACGCTCTGCGCCCCGCCGCCGACCCCGAACCGGCCCGCGTGGGTGTCGCCGTCGCGTCCGGCGGGCAGTCCTTCGTCCGCGGTTCCCCAGGAGGCGGAGCCGTAGGCGTGCCCGGTGTCCGCTCCTGACGGCGGCGGTGCGTCGGCGGGACCGGTCCATGGCCCGCCGGGCGGGGCAGGGGGGAACCCGGCGTCCGGCGCGTCCGCGCCGGGTCCGACGCGCAGGCAGCCCTCGCCGTCCGCGACCACCGGCACCCGCACCCGCGGGCCCCCGGGCGCGACCCGCAGCGCCGACTCCCCGATCCGCAGCAGGCCCCCGGCGGGCACCCGCACCGCCCGCTCCCCGATCCGCGTGCCGTCCAGCGTCGTACCGTTCGTGGAACCCAGGTCCGCCACGGACACCCGGCCGTCCGCGCCCACCGTCACCGCGCAGTGCAGCCGCGACACATCGGGATCGTCCAGCGGCACATCCGCGTCCGCCGAGCGCCCGACCGTGATCCGGCCGCCGTGCAGCAGGTGCACCCCGCCCGCGTCCGGGCCCGCCACCACATGCAGCTGCGTGGGCGCGTCGTCCAGCTCGGGGTGCGGTTCGGCGGCCAGGGGCGCGCCGAGGGCCAGTACGGCGCCGTCCACCAGCGGCGGCTCCCCGAGCACGGCGCGGCGCGGATCGAGCCGCTCGGCACCGGCGTACAGCACGACCGCCGCGCCCCCGGTGTCGCGGCCCGCGCCCTCCCCGGTGACCGCCCCGGCCAGCGCGGACGCGACCGCGGCGAGGTCGGTGCCCGCGGGCGCCGTGACCAGCACGTCGCGGCTCGTGCCCCGCTGCGGGGGCGGGCCCGGCGGGTCTACGACGGTCAGCCGGATCTGCATCGGCGTCAGCGGTCCCTTCTGCGCGGGTCTGCGCGGGCGCGGACTACCCCCCACCCCACACGAGCACGTCGGCCAGTACTCGGAGCATCCTCGCACCTGCCGCCGACGCCGTGCCCGCCACCCGGTGCGAAGTGATCTTGATTGGTCGGCTCTGACCCCAAAAGTGCCTGACATGGACCACGACGGCGATCAGTTGAGATCGGTCACGTCCCCTCCGATGGCCGCTTCCGTCGGCCTTGTGGCCGGTTGCGTCGGCTTCCGTCGGCTTCGGGCAACCACGGACGAAAGACACGCGTCTTTCCATCGAGCCCGCCCGGGAACGCTCACGTGGCGTCCCGCCCGGCCCCACTACAGTGGTGCGGAACATCCGGAATGCAGGCAAGCAGCATC is a genomic window of Streptomyces sp. WP-1 containing:
- a CDS encoding FHA domain-containing protein → MQIRLTVVDPPGPPPQRGTSRDVLVTAPAGTDLAAVASALAGAVTGEGAGRDTGGAAVVLYAGAERLDPRRAVLGEPPLVDGAVLALGAPLAAEPHPELDDAPTQLHVVAGPDAGGVHLLHGGRITVGRSADADVPLDDPDVSRLHCAVTVGADGRVSVADLGSTNGTTLDGTRIGERAVRVPAGGLLRIGESALRVAPGGPRVRVPVVADGEGCLRVGPGADAPDAGFPPAPPGGPWTGPADAPPPSGADTGHAYGSASWGTADEGLPAGRDGDTHAGRFGVGGGAQSVRRRGGLGAWARRLAGGRGEQPADGAPSYGEALPAGGAPDAGVPQRPDTWPDPAALLLTALGPGPRLWERGPGHPEALAVRLGTADRSAPDGSGLLPAVPVTAALREAGALGLAGPRPRLSGLARAVLAQLAALHSPDLLEIVLISADGSRPVAERAAEWSWLGWLPHVRPNHGQDCRLLLAYDREQAAARAEELLRRVDDLTARGAGTARPHAIPAQSTGGAGARSYPRPYDAPLIPHQSQAPGTPAAPAGPLGGPVPGSLSPAFGAPPRSPRRPSWAKDEADLGGTGFPGPYTVVVVDGDPGGTGLQEALARLAAVGPRAGVHVLCLAEVSASTASSPVARTYDTACTVTPTLRHCGAVALLSGDVAGTLQLMRVAPGGPVTPGVLATVDAVSSAWAERFARALAPLRPDGPAGAGHARVAAPLPQSARLLDELGLARATPASLMARWADAADDPEALGGRARAVLGAGPHGPVTADLVADGPHLLIEGPAGSGRTELLRAVVASLAAAERPDRLGLVLIDGRDGVGTGTGRNEGLRVCVEIPHVTTHLIANDPVRMREFAQSLGAELKRRAELLGRTDFAQWHAGRALPGRVVAQRTPPGAGDIETPPSSTLRLRPGAAARQRAEAVPPLPRLVVVVDDLDALVSPALGAPGRPAAGSVTRALEAVAREGERLGVHLVAAAGTDGRTADSEPARRATLRVRLAAPQQGPDEPAPGRGELNRSGAPAVEFQAGRVTGRIPRTATQRPTVVPLDWHRMGDPPTRRPVRELGNGPTDLALLASAVERAARQVAAAQVPSLL
- a CDS encoding ABC transporter substrate-binding protein codes for the protein MHSRSSTIRTGRAAGAVAALLAGGLVLGACSGGGGDGRKDKGSSPSAGGSVSLPRLDGAHLEIAAVWTGQEQTNFKKVLAEFEKRTGAKVTFVPAQDPIINFLGSKIAGGQPPDIALLPQPGAIKQAVDKGWAKPVGPDALKEVRKNYSPGWQDIGKVNGKEYGVYYKAANKSLIWYNAKVFENAGAKEPTTWKDLLTTAQAVYDSGVTPFSVPGADGWPLTDWFENVYLSQAGPEKYDQLAQHKIKWTDPSVKQALETLAQIWGKKDYLAGGQDGALQTEFPNSVTQTFTGGDQPKAAMIYEGDFVQVNIGETKAKVGTDAKVFPFPAVGSTAPVVSGGDAAVVLKDSKAAQALMTFLASPDAATIQAKLGGYLSPNKNVPVSAYPNSVQQKIAKSLIASGDDFRFDMSDQAPQAFGGTPGKGEWKDLQDFLKNPGDVAGAQAALEKDAAAAYGNGS
- a CDS encoding carbohydrate ABC transporter permease, coding for MASAAAAGAPPGPAAPRARKSVTGTRRTVAVLFLLPALVLLGALVVYPIGYSVVRSFGTNSGHGFAGFDNYRTVFTDDGILTALKNNVIWVVFAPAVSTALGLIFAVLTERVRWGTAFKLVVFMPMAISMLAAGIIFRLVYDQDPDKGVANAAWVSVHDTFARSSAFPMAHPGRESPLVPQGGGFVTRAAVHAGQPVTLPLVGVAPDKMPGDAKKATAATAEPGKVTGTTWQDFTRGKGVGRLGAPDPGELGYPGMRIEAVKDGRVVASTKAAADGTFTLPAAADGARLRLPAGNFREPYNGVEWLGPSLVTPAIIGAYVWMWAGFAMVLIAAGLAGMPRELLEAARVDGANEWQVFRRITVPLLAPVLAVVAVTLMINVLKVFDLVYIIAPGSSQDDANVLALELYRRGFAEGQPGVASAIAVFLLVLVIPVMLFNIRRLRREVRR